A single region of the Pseudomonas sp. GGS8 genome encodes:
- a CDS encoding bifunctional 2-polyprenyl-6-hydroxyphenol methylase/3-demethylubiquinol 3-O-methyltransferase UbiG codes for MKQTPDDLEQITSTTLSHYNSVAEDFREGTRDHDVSQNIDALLRHIQGEAPFSILDFGCGPGRDLKTFTRMGHIAIGLDGSQKLAQMARDDSGCEVWQQDFLKLDLPAERFDGIFANAVLFHVPSQELPRVLKQLREALKPGGVLFSSNPRGENQEGWNGPRYGAYYDLQVWQDMLTEAGFVELEHYYRPAGLPREQQPWLASVWRKPV; via the coding sequence ATGAAACAGACCCCCGATGACCTGGAGCAGATCACCTCCACCACTCTGAGCCATTACAACTCGGTGGCCGAAGACTTCCGTGAAGGCACTCGCGATCACGATGTCAGCCAGAACATCGATGCCCTGCTGCGACATATTCAGGGTGAGGCGCCCTTCAGCATTCTCGACTTTGGCTGCGGCCCTGGCCGCGACCTGAAAACCTTCACCCGCATGGGCCACATCGCCATCGGGCTCGACGGTTCGCAAAAGCTTGCGCAGATGGCCCGCGATGACAGCGGCTGCGAGGTCTGGCAGCAGGATTTTCTGAAACTCGATCTGCCGGCCGAGCGGTTTGACGGGATATTTGCCAACGCGGTGCTGTTTCATGTCCCGAGTCAGGAATTGCCGCGGGTGTTGAAGCAACTGCGCGAGGCGTTGAAACCAGGCGGGGTGTTGTTCAGTTCCAATCCGCGTGGCGAGAATCAGGAAGGCTGGAACGGGCCGCGGTATGGGGCGTATTACGATCTTCAGGTGTGGCAGGACATGCTGACCGAGGCGGGCTTTGTGGAGTTGGAGCATTACTACCGGCCAGCAGGGCTGCCGCGGGAGCAGCAGCCCTGGTTGGCGAGTGTCTGGCGTAAGCCGGTGTAG
- a CDS encoding efflux RND transporter permease subunit, with protein sequence MKGSFNLSEWALKHQSFVWYLMFVALLMGVFSYLNLGREEDPSFTIKTMVIQTRWPGATQEETLKQVTDRIEKKLEELDSLDYVKSYTRPGESTVFVNLLDTTSAKDIPQIWYQVRKKINDIRGDFPQGLQGPGFNDEFGDVFGSVYAFTSDGLSMRQLRDYVEQVRAEIREVPGLGKVEMIGEQDEVLYLNFSTRKLAALGIDQRQVVQSLQSQNAVTPAGVIEAGPERISVRTSGQFASEKDLANVNLKLNDRFYRLADIADISRGYVDPTTPEFRFNGQPAIGLAIAMKKGGNIQAFGKALHLRMNELTADLPVGVGVHNVSDQAEVVEEAVGGFTSALFEAVVIVLIVSFVSLGVRAGLVVACSIPLVLAMVFLFMEYSGITMQRISLGALIIALGLLVDDAMITVEMMVTRLEMGETKEQAATFAYTSTAFPMLTGTLVTVAGFVPIGLNASSAGEYTFTLFAVIAVAMLVSWIVAVLFAPVLGVHILSTNVKPHDAEPGRIGRAFNGGLLWAMRNRWWAIGITVALFVLSVFSMQFVQNQFFPSSDRPEILVDLNLPQNASIAETRKVVDKLEATLKGDPDIVRWSTYIGEGAIRFYLPLDQQLQNPYYAQLVIVSKGLASRTALTARLQKRLREEFVGVGSYVQALEMGPPVGRPIQYRVSGKDIDQVRKHAIALATELDKNPHIGEIIYDWNEPGKVLRIDIAQDKARQLGLSSEDVANLMNSIVVGSPVTQVDDDIYLIDVVGRAEDAERGSPETLQNLQIVTPGGTSIPLLAFATIGYELEQPLVWRRDRKPTITIKAAVRDEIQPTDLVKQLQPDIDKFAAGLPVGYKVATGGTVEESGKAQGPIAKVVPLMLFLMATFLMIQLHSVQKLFLVASVAPLGLIGVVLALIPTGTPMGFVAILGILALIGIIIRNSVILVTQIDAFEKDGYTPWDAVVQATEHRRRPILLTAAAASLGMIPIAREVFWGPMAYAMIGGIIIATLLTLLFLPALYVAWYKVREPNKQAQ encoded by the coding sequence ATGAAAGGGAGTTTCAACTTATCCGAGTGGGCCCTCAAGCATCAGTCGTTTGTCTGGTATTTGATGTTCGTCGCGCTGTTGATGGGCGTGTTTTCCTACCTGAACCTGGGGCGCGAAGAAGACCCGTCGTTCACCATCAAAACCATGGTGATCCAGACCCGTTGGCCCGGCGCGACCCAGGAAGAAACCCTCAAGCAGGTCACTGACCGGATCGAGAAAAAACTCGAAGAACTCGACTCGCTCGATTACGTGAAAAGCTACACCCGCCCCGGTGAATCGACGGTCTTCGTTAATCTGCTCGACACCACCAGCGCCAAGGACATTCCGCAAATCTGGTACCAGGTGCGCAAGAAGATCAACGACATCCGCGGCGACTTCCCGCAAGGCCTGCAAGGGCCGGGCTTCAACGATGAGTTCGGTGACGTGTTCGGTTCGGTGTATGCCTTTACCTCTGACGGCCTGTCGATGCGCCAGCTACGCGATTACGTGGAACAGGTGCGTGCCGAAATCCGTGAAGTGCCAGGGTTGGGCAAGGTCGAAATGATCGGCGAGCAGGATGAAGTGCTGTACCTGAACTTCTCCACCCGCAAACTCGCCGCCCTCGGCATCGATCAGCGCCAGGTGGTGCAGAGCCTGCAATCGCAGAATGCCGTGACCCCGGCGGGAGTGATCGAGGCTGGTCCGGAGCGGATTTCGGTGCGGACCTCGGGGCAGTTTGCCTCTGAGAAAGACCTGGCCAACGTCAACCTGAAGCTCAACGACCGCTTCTACCGATTGGCCGACATTGCCGACATCAGCCGTGGTTACGTCGATCCGACCACTCCGGAATTTCGCTTCAACGGTCAGCCGGCCATTGGCCTGGCAATCGCCATGAAAAAGGGCGGCAACATTCAGGCATTCGGCAAGGCGCTGCACCTGCGCATGAACGAGCTGACCGCCGACCTGCCGGTGGGCGTTGGCGTGCACAACGTGTCTGATCAGGCCGAAGTGGTGGAAGAAGCCGTCGGCGGCTTCACCAGTGCGTTGTTCGAGGCCGTGGTGATCGTGCTGATCGTCAGCTTCGTCAGCCTTGGCGTGCGCGCAGGGCTGGTGGTGGCGTGCTCGATTCCGTTGGTGCTGGCGATGGTCTTCCTCTTCATGGAATACAGTGGCATCACCATGCAGCGGATTTCCCTCGGTGCGCTGATCATCGCCCTTGGCCTGCTGGTGGACGACGCGATGATCACGGTGGAAATGATGGTCACGCGCCTGGAAATGGGCGAAACCAAAGAGCAGGCGGCGACCTTCGCCTATACCTCGACGGCGTTCCCGATGCTCACCGGCACGCTGGTTACCGTGGCCGGTTTCGTGCCGATCGGCTTGAACGCAAGCTCGGCCGGTGAGTACACCTTCACGCTGTTCGCGGTGATCGCGGTGGCCATGCTGGTGTCGTGGATCGTCGCGGTGCTGTTCGCCCCGGTGCTTGGTGTGCACATTCTGAGCACCAACGTGAAACCCCACGACGCAGAGCCAGGGCGCATCGGTCGGGCGTTCAATGGTGGCCTGCTGTGGGCCATGCGCAATCGCTGGTGGGCCATCGGCATCACCGTGGCGCTGTTTGTGCTCTCGGTGTTCTCGATGCAGTTCGTGCAGAACCAGTTCTTCCCGTCCTCGGACCGCCCGGAGATTCTCGTCGACCTGAACCTGCCGCAAAACGCCTCGATTGCCGAAACCCGCAAGGTGGTGGACAAGCTCGAAGCGACGCTCAAGGGCGACCCGGACATCGTGCGCTGGAGCACCTATATCGGCGAGGGTGCGATCCGTTTCTACCTGCCCCTCGACCAGCAATTGCAGAACCCGTACTACGCGCAACTGGTGATCGTCAGCAAAGGCCTGGCGTCACGCACGGCCCTGACCGCACGTCTGCAAAAGCGCCTGCGTGAGGAGTTCGTTGGTGTCGGCAGTTACGTCCAGGCCCTGGAAATGGGCCCGCCGGTGGGGCGCCCGATTCAATACCGGGTCAGCGGCAAAGACATCGATCAAGTGCGTAAACACGCGATCGCCCTGGCCACCGAACTGGATAAAAACCCGCACATCGGCGAGATCATTTACGACTGGAACGAGCCGGGCAAAGTCCTGCGCATCGACATCGCCCAAGACAAGGCACGGCAACTGGGGCTGTCGTCGGAAGACGTGGCGAACCTGATGAACAGCATCGTCGTCGGCTCGCCGGTGACGCAGGTCGATGACGATATCTACCTGATCGACGTGGTCGGCCGCGCTGAAGATGCCGAGCGCGGTAGCCCGGAAACCTTGCAGAATTTGCAGATCGTCACCCCCGGCGGCACTTCGATACCGCTGCTGGCGTTTGCCACGATAGGTTATGAACTTGAACAGCCGCTGGTGTGGCGTCGTGACCGCAAACCGACCATCACTATCAAGGCCGCCGTGCGTGACGAGATTCAGCCGACCGACCTGGTGAAACAGCTGCAACCGGACATCGACAAGTTCGCCGCCGGTTTACCGGTGGGCTACAAAGTCGCCACTGGCGGCACGGTGGAGGAAAGCGGCAAGGCCCAGGGGCCGATTGCCAAAGTGGTGCCGTTGATGCTGTTTTTGATGGCGACCTTCCTGATGATCCAGCTGCACAGCGTGCAGAAACTGTTCCTGGTGGCCAGCGTCGCGCCGCTCGGTTTGATCGGTGTGGTGCTGGCGCTGATCCCGACGGGCACGCCCATGGGCTTCGTGGCGATCCTCGGGATTCTGGCGCTGATCGGCATCATCATCCGCAACTCGGTGATTCTGGTGACCCAGATCGACGCCTTCGAGAAGGACGGTTACACGCCGTGGGACGCGGTGGTACAAGCCACGGAACATCGACGTCGGCCGATTCTGTTGACGGCGGCGGCAGCGAGCCTGGGGATGATCCCGATTGCCCGGGAAGTGTTCTGGGGGCCGATGGCCTACGCGATGATTGGCGGGATCATCATTGCGACGTTGCTGACGCTGCTGTTTTTGCCGGCGCTGTACGTGGCCTGGTACAAGGTTCGCGAGCCGAACAAACAAGCGCAGTAA
- a CDS encoding efflux RND transporter periplasmic adaptor subunit, translated as MKRLLLLSAAILLGACSKEEAPPEPVRPVLSVEVKALNQEDLGRFAGSIQARYESNVGFRVPGRIASRNVDVGAEVQKGALLATLDPTDQQNQLRSAQGDLARVQAQLINAQANARRQQELFNRGVGAQAQLDIAQTDLKTTQASLDQARAAVNQAKDQLNYVELRTDHKAVVTAWNAEAGQVVTAGQQVVTLAQPDIKEAVIDLPDTLIDDLPADVEFQVASQLDPSITSTAVVREIEPQAQSATRTRRARLSLTDTPPGFHLGTAISVTLSSAIKPRLELPASALQEVDGKTRIWIVDPQTQTVAPREVSLISRTDDTVVVANGVKSGERVVSAGVNSLKPGQKVRIDEGSPQ; from the coding sequence ATGAAACGCCTGTTGCTGTTATCCGCCGCCATACTGCTGGGCGCCTGTTCCAAGGAAGAAGCGCCGCCAGAACCGGTGCGGCCGGTGTTGTCTGTGGAAGTGAAAGCGCTCAATCAAGAGGACCTCGGCCGGTTCGCCGGCAGCATTCAGGCTCGTTACGAAAGCAATGTCGGTTTCCGGGTGCCGGGGCGTATCGCCAGCCGTAACGTCGATGTCGGCGCCGAAGTACAGAAGGGCGCCTTGCTCGCCACCCTTGACCCCACCGATCAGCAGAACCAGTTGCGCTCGGCCCAGGGTGATCTGGCGCGTGTCCAGGCGCAGCTCATCAACGCCCAGGCCAACGCCCGGCGTCAGCAGGAATTGTTCAATCGCGGGGTCGGCGCGCAGGCGCAACTGGACATCGCCCAGACCGATTTGAAAACCACCCAGGCGTCCCTCGATCAAGCCAGGGCCGCAGTCAACCAGGCGAAGGACCAACTCAACTACGTCGAGCTGCGCACCGATCACAAAGCCGTTGTCACCGCGTGGAATGCCGAAGCCGGGCAAGTGGTGACCGCCGGCCAGCAAGTGGTGACCCTGGCGCAGCCGGACATCAAGGAAGCGGTGATCGACTTGCCCGACACCCTGATCGATGATTTGCCGGCCGACGTGGAGTTCCAGGTCGCCTCACAACTGGACCCGAGCATCACCAGCACCGCCGTCGTGCGCGAAATCGAACCTCAGGCCCAAAGCGCGACCCGTACCCGTCGCGCTCGTCTGAGCCTGACGGATACGCCGCCGGGTTTTCACCTTGGCACGGCGATCAGCGTGACCCTCAGCTCCGCCATCAAACCACGCCTCGAACTGCCGGCGAGTGCATTGCAGGAGGTTGATGGGAAGACGCGGATCTGGATCGTCGATCCGCAGACGCAAACCGTTGCCCCACGGGAAGTCAGCCTGATCAGCCGGACCGACGACACGGTGGTCGTGGCCAACGGCGTGAAGTCCGGCGAGCGGGTGGTCAGTGCCGGTGTGAATAGCCTCAAACCGGGGCAGAAAGTAAGAATTGACGAGGGCAGCCCGCAATGA
- a CDS encoding efflux RND transporter periplasmic adaptor subunit, producing MAGPGLKLVVGLSLFALLTACGDKKPVEKDRPRVFVQEVKPTDYAAAVTLTGDVQARVQTELSFRVGGKIIQRMVDVGDRVSAKQVLAKLDPKDLQTNVDSAQAQVVAEQARVKQTAAAFVRQQKLLPKGYTSQSEYDSAQAALRSSQSALSAAQAQLANARDQLSYTALIADAPGVITARQAEVGQVVQATVPIFSLARDGERDAVFNVYESLLAEPPSDRSIVVSLLDNPKIKTTGTVREVTPAVSAQTGTVQVKVSLDSLPEGMQLGSVVSATAKPAGKTAVELPWAALTKNLSDPAVWLVDAEGKAQLHTVTVGRYLTGKVIVSAGLTGGEKVVTAGGQLLHPGVRVEIVENTDQTPATGAQP from the coding sequence ATGGCGGGTCCCGGATTGAAATTAGTGGTTGGCCTGAGCCTCTTTGCCTTGCTGACTGCTTGTGGCGATAAAAAGCCGGTCGAGAAGGACCGTCCGCGAGTCTTCGTGCAAGAGGTCAAACCAACTGATTACGCCGCGGCGGTGACACTCACCGGTGACGTCCAGGCGCGAGTCCAGACCGAGTTGTCGTTTCGCGTGGGCGGCAAGATCATCCAGCGCATGGTCGACGTCGGTGACCGGGTGTCGGCCAAGCAAGTGCTGGCCAAGCTTGATCCCAAAGACCTGCAAACCAATGTCGATTCGGCCCAGGCCCAGGTGGTCGCCGAACAGGCACGGGTCAAACAGACTGCCGCGGCCTTCGTTCGCCAGCAAAAACTCCTGCCCAAGGGCTATACCAGCCAGAGCGAATACGACTCCGCCCAAGCGGCCTTGCGCAGCAGCCAGAGTGCATTGAGCGCGGCTCAAGCGCAATTGGCCAACGCTCGCGATCAGCTGAGCTACACCGCGCTGATTGCCGATGCACCCGGCGTGATTACTGCGCGCCAGGCCGAGGTCGGCCAGGTGGTGCAGGCCACGGTGCCAATTTTCAGCCTGGCCCGGGATGGCGAGCGTGACGCGGTGTTCAACGTTTATGAATCGCTGTTGGCCGAGCCGCCGTCGGACCGATCGATTGTGGTGAGCCTGCTCGACAATCCGAAGATCAAGACCACGGGCACCGTTCGCGAAGTCACGCCGGCAGTGTCCGCGCAGACCGGCACGGTGCAAGTCAAAGTCAGCCTCGACAGTCTCCCTGAAGGCATGCAGCTCGGCTCGGTGGTGAGCGCCACCGCCAAGCCAGCGGGCAAAACCGCGGTGGAGCTGCCTTGGGCGGCCCTGACCAAAAATCTCAGCGACCCGGCTGTGTGGCTGGTGGACGCCGAGGGCAAGGCGCAGTTGCACACCGTCACCGTTGGCCGTTACCTGACCGGCAAAGTCATTGTCAGCGCTGGCCTCACCGGTGGTGAAAAAGTTGTCACCGCGGGCGGCCAGTTGCTGCACCCGGGCGTGCGGGTGGAAATCGTCGAGAATACCGATCAGACCCCAGCGACAGGAGCCCAACCATGA
- a CDS encoding AAA family ATPase: MLKTLAVANYRSINKLVIPLQRLNLITGPNGSGKSNLYRALRLLAETAQGGVVNGLAREGGLDSTFWAGPETITQRMRNGEIPVQGTVRHGVKRLRLGFAGEDFSYSITLGLQESSLSAFSLDPEIKRECIWSGPFYRPASLLVDRDGPMIRTRAGRGWEVQAQRTPNFDSLFDQVGSLRTSPEVLQLREFIRRWRFYDHFRSDADAPARQPQLGTRTPVLHHDGRDLAAALQTIREIGDPEALQAAISDAFPGATLNIALLQGGRFSIEFYQEGLLRPLSAAELSDGTLRYLLLVAALLTPRPPTLMVLNEPETSLHPDLLPALARLIIRASEECQVWVVSHARRLISALQQDPECNCIVLEKDFGQTGMVGQRMLDEPVWHWPD; the protein is encoded by the coding sequence ATGCTCAAAACCCTCGCGGTGGCCAACTACCGCTCGATCAATAAATTGGTGATACCGCTTCAACGGTTGAACCTGATCACCGGCCCCAACGGCAGCGGCAAGTCCAACCTCTACCGCGCCTTGCGCCTGCTGGCGGAAACTGCTCAGGGTGGAGTGGTCAATGGCTTGGCACGCGAGGGTGGACTGGACTCGACCTTCTGGGCCGGACCGGAAACCATCACCCAGCGCATGCGTAATGGTGAAATCCCGGTCCAGGGAACCGTGCGACACGGCGTCAAGCGCCTGCGCCTGGGGTTTGCCGGCGAAGACTTCAGCTACTCGATCACGTTGGGCCTTCAGGAGTCGAGTCTTTCCGCGTTTTCTCTGGACCCGGAAATCAAAAGGGAATGCATCTGGTCCGGGCCGTTCTATCGCCCGGCCAGCCTGCTGGTGGATCGCGACGGCCCGATGATTCGCACACGGGCCGGACGCGGCTGGGAGGTGCAGGCCCAGCGCACACCGAATTTCGACAGCCTGTTCGATCAGGTCGGTAGCTTGCGCACCTCGCCGGAAGTCTTGCAGCTGCGTGAATTCATCCGCCGCTGGCGCTTCTACGATCACTTTCGCAGCGATGCCGATGCCCCGGCGCGACAACCACAGCTGGGCACTCGCACGCCGGTGTTGCACCACGACGGTCGCGACCTCGCAGCGGCGTTACAGACCATCCGCGAAATCGGCGATCCCGAAGCCTTGCAGGCGGCGATCAGCGATGCCTTCCCCGGCGCGACGCTGAACATTGCACTGCTGCAGGGCGGGCGATTTTCGATCGAGTTTTATCAGGAAGGGTTGCTGCGGCCATTGTCCGCCGCCGAGTTGTCGGACGGGACGTTGCGCTATCTGTTGTTGGTCGCGGCACTGCTGACACCCCGACCGCCGACGCTGATGGTGTTGAACGAGCCGGAAACCAGTCTGCATCCGGACCTGTTGCCGGCGTTGGCGCGGTTGATTATACGAGCGTCCGAGGAGTGTCAGGTCTGGGTGGTGTCCCACGCACGGCGCTTGATCTCGGCGTTGCAGCAAGACCCGGAGTGCAATTGCATTGTGCTGGAGAAAGATTTCGGCCAGACCGGGATGGTCGGGCAGCGGATGCTGGATGAGCCGGTGTGGCATTGGCCGGATTAG
- a CDS encoding transporter substrate-binding domain-containing protein: MKTAKSSLLLLPLFGLALLVGCNKTEEPAKPKVASVSTAPTGYLEKIKARDKLIVGVFTDKPPFGFVDEAGRYVGFDTDIGRQFAKDLLGDENKVEFVAVEPASRIPFLQSDKVDLILANMTVTPERKEAVDFTNPNLKVAVQALVPQASSVKTLDDLATRTTIVTTGTTADIWLTKNHPDWKLLKFEKNSESLQALANGRGDAYAQDNLVLFSWAKQNPGYRVLEEKLGAEAPIAPAVKKGNIELRDWVNAELAKLGEEKYLLKLYDQYVRKELSDDTRPESVIVEGGKWQG; encoded by the coding sequence ATGAAAACTGCCAAGTCTTCTCTGCTGCTGCTCCCGCTGTTCGGCCTGGCGCTATTGGTCGGCTGCAACAAAACCGAAGAACCGGCCAAGCCGAAAGTCGCCAGCGTCAGCACTGCACCAACCGGTTACCTGGAAAAAATCAAAGCCCGGGACAAGCTGATTGTCGGCGTGTTCACCGACAAACCGCCGTTCGGTTTTGTCGATGAGGCCGGGCGCTACGTGGGGTTCGATACCGACATTGGTCGCCAATTCGCCAAGGATCTGTTGGGCGATGAAAACAAGGTCGAGTTCGTGGCGGTGGAGCCGGCGAGCCGGATTCCGTTCCTGCAAAGCGACAAGGTCGACCTGATCCTGGCCAACATGACCGTCACCCCGGAGCGCAAGGAAGCAGTGGACTTCACCAACCCGAACCTCAAGGTGGCGGTGCAGGCGCTGGTGCCGCAGGCGAGTTCGGTGAAGACCCTCGATGACCTGGCGACCCGCACCACCATTGTCACCACGGGCACCACGGCGGATATCTGGCTGACCAAAAATCATCCGGACTGGAAACTGCTGAAGTTCGAGAAAAACTCCGAGTCCCTGCAAGCTCTGGCTAACGGTCGCGGCGATGCTTATGCGCAGGACAATCTGGTGCTGTTCAGCTGGGCCAAGCAGAACCCGGGCTACCGCGTGCTGGAGGAAAAACTGGGCGCCGAAGCACCGATCGCCCCGGCGGTGAAGAAAGGCAACATCGAACTGCGTGACTGGGTGAATGCGGAGTTGGCGAAGCTGGGGGAGGAGAAGTACCTGCTCAAGCTGTACGACCAGTATGTGCGTAAAGAGCTGAGCGATGACACCAGGCCTGAGAGCGTGATTGTCGAGGGAGGGAAGTGGCAGGGGTGA
- a CDS encoding amino acid ABC transporter ATP-binding protein yields the protein MSALIEFKGFNKFFGEQQVLNGIDLKVKPGEVIVILGPSGCGKSTLLRCLNGLEVAHSGSLNFAGRELLDKGTDWREVRQQIGMVFQSYHLFPHMSVLDNVLLGPLKVQKRDRREARAQAEALLERVGLLDKRDAFPRQLSGGQQQRIAAVRSLCMNPQVMLFDEVTAALDPEMVKEVLEVIQGLAREGMTLLIVTHEMAFARAVADRIVFMDAGRILEQHPPEIFFTNPQTARAQQFLEKFSYVAALPKTTQTKELELP from the coding sequence ATGAGCGCATTGATCGAGTTCAAGGGTTTCAACAAGTTTTTCGGCGAGCAGCAGGTGCTCAATGGCATCGACCTGAAGGTGAAACCGGGCGAAGTGATCGTCATCCTTGGCCCCAGCGGCTGCGGCAAAAGCACCTTGCTACGCTGCCTCAACGGCCTGGAAGTCGCTCACAGCGGCAGCTTGAATTTTGCCGGGCGCGAGCTGCTGGACAAGGGCACCGACTGGCGTGAAGTGCGGCAGCAGATCGGCATGGTGTTCCAGAGTTATCACCTGTTTCCGCACATGAGCGTGCTCGATAACGTGCTGCTTGGCCCGCTGAAAGTGCAGAAGCGCGACCGCCGCGAAGCCCGTGCCCAGGCCGAAGCCTTGCTGGAGCGCGTAGGCCTGTTGGACAAGCGCGATGCGTTCCCGCGTCAGCTCTCCGGTGGTCAGCAGCAACGCATCGCCGCCGTCCGTTCGCTGTGCATGAATCCCCAAGTCATGCTCTTTGACGAAGTCACCGCCGCCCTCGACCCGGAGATGGTCAAGGAGGTACTCGAAGTGATTCAGGGCCTGGCCCGCGAGGGCATGACCCTGTTGATCGTCACCCACGAAATGGCCTTCGCCCGCGCCGTGGCCGACCGCATCGTGTTCATGGACGCCGGGCGCATCCTTGAGCAACACCCCCCCGAGATTTTCTTTACGAACCCGCAAACCGCACGAGCGCAGCAGTTCCTGGAGAAGTTCTCCTATGTCGCCGCACTACCCAAAACGACTCAAACAAAGGAACTGGAACTGCCATGA
- a CDS encoding amino acid ABC transporter permease encodes MASSGLELLWVSLPQLGRGAAQTLSISFLSIAFSTVGGVLYGVLRTLNSTWLNAILRVYLELFRAIPVLVWLYLLFFGLPIFFGLSIPSFWCAVLVLSLWGASEVGEVVRGALHSLPRGQREAGLSMGLNGPQLYGYVLLPQALKRMTPPTINVYTRIIKTSSLAVLIGVVDVIKVGQQIIERTYESVLIYGALFLFFFFICYPLSAASRVLERRWTQA; translated from the coding sequence ATGGCCAGTTCGGGTCTTGAATTGCTCTGGGTGTCGTTGCCGCAACTGGGTAGGGGCGCTGCGCAAACCTTGTCGATTTCTTTCTTGAGCATCGCCTTCAGCACCGTCGGCGGCGTGCTCTACGGCGTGTTGCGTACGCTGAATTCAACATGGCTCAACGCAATTCTTCGGGTTTATCTGGAGCTGTTCCGGGCGATCCCGGTGCTGGTCTGGCTGTATTTGCTGTTCTTCGGCCTGCCGATCTTTTTCGGCCTGAGCATTCCAAGCTTCTGGTGCGCGGTGTTGGTGTTGTCGCTGTGGGGCGCCAGTGAAGTCGGGGAAGTGGTGCGCGGCGCCTTGCATTCATTGCCCCGTGGGCAGCGTGAGGCGGGGTTGTCGATGGGCTTGAACGGCCCGCAACTCTACGGCTACGTGCTGCTGCCCCAGGCGCTGAAACGCATGACGCCACCGACCATCAACGTCTACACGCGGATCATCAAGACCAGCTCCCTGGCGGTGCTGATCGGCGTGGTGGACGTGATCAAGGTCGGCCAGCAGATCATCGAGCGCACCTACGAATCGGTATTGATCTATGGCGCGCTGTTTCTGTTTTTCTTTTTCATCTGCTACCCGCTGTCAGCCGCTTCCCGCGTGCTGGAGCGGCGCTGGACGCAAGCATGA
- a CDS encoding amino acid ABC transporter permease, translating to MTFDYAFILSTLPAFLKAVGVTLQVGLIAIGTSLLVALINATILVFRTPYLQRLVGLYVELARNTPLLIQLFFVYFALPALGIKVSGFAAAIITMTFLGGAYLTEVLRAGVDAVPQAQLESGRSIGLSHGQLLRHVILPQAGLLSLPSLFANFIFLLKETTVVSAVAVPEILYTTKSYIALYYKTYEMLAVLTLICVLLFLPLSLLLSRLERRLQHGQFGS from the coding sequence ATGACCTTCGATTACGCATTTATCCTCAGTACCCTGCCGGCGTTTCTCAAAGCCGTGGGCGTGACGCTGCAGGTCGGCTTGATCGCCATCGGTACTTCGTTGCTGGTGGCGCTGATCAACGCGACGATTCTGGTGTTTCGCACGCCTTACCTGCAACGCCTGGTCGGGCTGTATGTGGAGCTGGCGCGCAACACGCCCCTGCTGATCCAGCTGTTCTTCGTCTACTTCGCTTTGCCGGCCCTGGGCATCAAAGTCTCGGGCTTCGCGGCGGCGATCATCACCATGACCTTTCTCGGCGGCGCTTACCTCACTGAAGTCCTGCGCGCCGGGGTGGACGCCGTGCCCCAGGCGCAACTTGAGTCGGGTCGTTCAATCGGCTTGTCCCACGGACAATTGCTGCGCCACGTGATCCTGCCGCAGGCCGGGCTCCTCAGCCTGCCGTCGCTGTTCGCCAATTTCATTTTCCTGCTCAAGGAAACCACGGTGGTCTCGGCGGTGGCGGTGCCGGAGATTCTCTACACCACCAAGAGCTACATCGCGCTCTATTACAAAACCTACGAAATGCTCGCCGTGCTGACGCTGATCTGTGTGCTGTTGTTTTTGCCGTTGTCGCTGCTGCTCAGCCGTCTGGAAAGGAGGCTCCAGCATGGCCAGTTCGGGTCTTGA